Proteins encoded within one genomic window of Pyxidicoccus xibeiensis:
- a CDS encoding NADH-quinone oxidoreductase subunit NuoE family protein, translating to MAEPLFTPEEQKKFDAGIAEIISHYPPDRKSAGMLPALRLLQELKGWLPPEGLRLVAKHLQVTPERAMEVASFYVMYHLKKPGKYVIDVCTNLSCSLWGAEKMLAYLEEKLGLKAGEANEKFTLRETECLASCGTAPCLQINEDHHESLTRAKLDAILAKLS from the coding sequence ATGGCGGAGCCCCTGTTCACCCCTGAAGAGCAGAAGAAGTTCGACGCGGGAATCGCGGAGATCATCTCCCACTACCCTCCGGATCGCAAAAGCGCGGGCATGCTCCCGGCGCTGCGGCTGCTCCAGGAGCTCAAGGGTTGGCTCCCGCCCGAGGGACTGCGCCTGGTGGCCAAGCACCTCCAGGTCACCCCCGAGCGCGCCATGGAAGTGGCGAGCTTCTACGTGATGTACCACCTCAAGAAGCCGGGGAAGTACGTCATCGACGTGTGCACCAACCTCTCCTGCTCGCTCTGGGGCGCGGAGAAGATGCTCGCCTACCTGGAGGAGAAGCTCGGCCTCAAGGCAGGTGAAGCCAACGAGAAGTTCACCTTGCGGGAGACCGAGTGCCTGGCCTCGTGCGGTACGGCGCCGTGCCTGCAGATCAATGAGGATCATCACGAGAGCCTCACCCGGGCGAAGCTGGACGCCATCCTCGCCAAGCTGAGCTGA
- a CDS encoding Hsp20/alpha crystallin family protein, whose protein sequence is MQSRNPFNSAVVVNPFMRDFDALFRELTQPVRRQAPRERVPAADIIETESGVTLQLDIPGVEAKAIQVKVENDVLTVQAERKAEPQAQGVTVHRQERGFGSFARTFALPDTVDASKVEARYENGVLTLTLPRREESKPRVIQVKVQG, encoded by the coding sequence ATGCAGAGCCGCAACCCGTTCAACTCCGCCGTCGTCGTCAACCCCTTCATGCGCGACTTCGACGCGCTCTTCCGCGAGCTGACGCAGCCGGTGCGCCGTCAGGCGCCGCGTGAGCGCGTGCCCGCCGCCGACATCATCGAGACCGAGAGCGGCGTGACGCTGCAGCTGGACATCCCCGGCGTCGAGGCGAAGGCCATCCAGGTGAAGGTGGAGAACGACGTCCTCACCGTGCAGGCCGAGCGCAAGGCGGAGCCGCAGGCCCAGGGCGTCACCGTGCACCGCCAGGAGCGCGGCTTCGGGAGCTTCGCGCGCACGTTCGCCCTGCCGGACACGGTGGATGCCTCCAAGGTGGAGGCGCGCTACGAGAATGGCGTGCTCACGCTGACCCTGCCCCGTCGCGAGGAGTCCAAGCCCCGCGTCATCCAGGTCAAGGTCCAGGGCTGA
- a CDS encoding NADH-quinone oxidoreductase subunit J family protein gives MNIELILFGAFALLTLLSAGMVIFARSPINSAMALVSTFFFLAGIYVLLWAHTVAVLQVLVYAGAIMVLFLFVIMLLNLGESPTRGRPTLARIAGGGATVGLLAVLAIILSKVPGEVAPMSTEAQATFGTMGNLGQAIFTQWLFPFEAVSLLLLVAMVGAVVVAKSRI, from the coding sequence TTGAACATCGAGCTCATCCTCTTCGGGGCGTTCGCGCTCCTGACGCTGCTGTCGGCCGGCATGGTCATCTTCGCGCGCAGCCCCATCAACTCGGCCATGGCGCTGGTGTCCACGTTCTTCTTCCTGGCCGGCATCTACGTGCTGCTGTGGGCGCACACCGTGGCCGTGCTGCAGGTGCTCGTGTACGCGGGCGCCATCATGGTGCTCTTCCTCTTCGTCATCATGCTGCTCAACCTGGGCGAGTCCCCCACGCGGGGCCGGCCCACGCTGGCGCGCATCGCCGGCGGCGGGGCGACGGTGGGACTGCTGGCCGTGCTGGCCATCATCCTGTCGAAGGTGCCCGGCGAGGTCGCGCCCATGAGCACGGAGGCGCAGGCCACCTTCGGCACCATGGGCAACCTGGGGCAGGCCATCTTCACCCAGTGGTTGTTTCCCTTCGAAGCGGTGAGCCTGCTGCTGCTGGTGGCCATGGTGGGCGCGGTCGTGGTGGCCAAGTCGCGAATCTGA
- the kdsA gene encoding 3-deoxy-8-phosphooctulonate synthase, which produces MSGTLPIELCGFKVGPGQKLFIIAGPDSIESEDMALRHAHMLKEITGRLGVPYAFKCSYDKANRTSGKSFRGPGLKEGLRILARIRKEVGVPVLTDVHETSHVGPASEVVDIIQIPAFLCRQTDLVEAVARTGKGVNLKKGQFVAPKDIVHSARKAFESGNPNVLVTERGSTFGYNNLVVDMRGLAQMREAGLAVCFDATHSVQLPSAGNGETAGERKFVALLARSAAAAGIDALFTEVHEDPDRALCDGPCSLNPQMFEDVVRNVLNIRRVLGHEPG; this is translated from the coding sequence ATGAGCGGTACCCTCCCCATTGAACTGTGCGGCTTCAAGGTCGGCCCCGGCCAGAAGCTCTTCATCATCGCCGGCCCGGACAGCATCGAGTCCGAGGACATGGCCCTGCGCCACGCCCACATGCTGAAGGAGATTACGGGCCGGCTGGGCGTGCCGTATGCCTTCAAGTGCTCCTACGACAAGGCCAACCGGACAAGCGGGAAGTCCTTCCGAGGCCCGGGCCTCAAGGAAGGGCTGCGAATTCTAGCACGCATCCGGAAAGAGGTCGGTGTCCCGGTCCTCACGGACGTCCACGAAACCAGCCACGTCGGGCCTGCCTCGGAAGTAGTGGATATCATCCAGATACCGGCCTTTCTGTGCCGGCAGACGGACCTGGTGGAAGCCGTGGCTCGGACTGGAAAGGGCGTGAATCTCAAGAAGGGGCAGTTCGTGGCCCCCAAGGACATCGTCCACTCGGCGCGCAAGGCGTTCGAGTCGGGCAACCCCAACGTGCTCGTCACCGAGCGCGGCTCCACGTTCGGCTACAACAACCTCGTGGTGGACATGCGCGGCCTCGCCCAGATGCGCGAGGCGGGCCTCGCCGTCTGCTTCGACGCCACCCACTCCGTGCAGCTGCCCAGCGCCGGCAATGGGGAGACGGCCGGCGAGCGCAAGTTCGTCGCCCTGCTCGCCCGCTCCGCGGCCGCCGCCGGGATTGACGCGTTGTTCACGGAAGTCCATGAGGATCCGGACCGTGCCCTGTGTGACGGTCCGTGCTCACTGAATCCACAGATGTTCGAGGACGTGGTACGAAATGTGCTGAACATCCGCCGGGTGCTGGGGCACGAGCCCGGCTGA
- the serB gene encoding phosphoserine phosphatase SerB has product MTSRPSGSVLVSVTGKDHPGITSRLTGLLAEADAELLDVEQVVVQGRLTLCLLVRLPEASGVLKELLFAAKELGVELDFHAVEETPAVAGGGPQRYVVTAVGRALGARELHALSACLAGHGANIERIARLTETHLGSVEIRITLPPAKDPDALKRALLELSMKATSFDVALQRESLYRRSKRMVVMDMDSTLIRIEVIDELARAHGVGEQVVRITERAMQGEMDYDESLRQRVALLAGLDVSVLRRLAADLPLTEGAETLVRVLKRLGYRTAVISGGFSVAAEALKSKLGIDYAYSNVLEEQDGKLTGRTLGPIVNARRKAELLETLAQSEGILLDQVIAVGDGANDLLMLERAGLGIAFRAKPKLREAADTSISASGLDAILHLLGLTGRELQEVR; this is encoded by the coding sequence ATGACCTCGCGCCCGTCCGGCAGTGTGCTCGTCAGCGTCACCGGGAAGGACCATCCCGGCATCACCTCCCGCCTCACGGGCCTGCTCGCCGAAGCGGACGCGGAGCTGCTCGACGTGGAGCAGGTGGTGGTGCAGGGCCGGCTCACCCTCTGCCTGCTGGTCCGTCTCCCCGAGGCGAGCGGCGTCCTGAAGGAGCTGCTCTTCGCCGCGAAGGAGCTCGGCGTGGAGCTGGACTTCCATGCGGTGGAGGAGACTCCCGCGGTGGCCGGAGGCGGCCCGCAGCGCTACGTCGTCACCGCCGTGGGCCGCGCGCTGGGCGCCCGGGAGCTGCACGCGCTGTCCGCGTGTCTGGCCGGGCATGGCGCCAACATCGAGCGGATTGCCCGCCTCACCGAGACGCACCTGGGCTCGGTGGAGATTCGCATCACCCTGCCTCCGGCGAAGGACCCGGACGCGCTCAAGCGCGCGCTGCTGGAGCTGTCCATGAAGGCCACCTCCTTCGACGTGGCCCTCCAGCGCGAGAGCCTCTACCGGCGCAGCAAGCGGATGGTGGTGATGGACATGGACTCCACGCTCATCCGCATCGAGGTCATCGACGAGCTGGCGCGTGCGCACGGTGTGGGCGAGCAGGTGGTGCGCATCACCGAGCGCGCCATGCAGGGGGAGATGGACTACGACGAGTCGCTGCGCCAGCGCGTGGCGCTGCTGGCCGGGCTGGACGTCTCCGTCCTGCGGCGCCTCGCCGCGGACCTGCCGCTCACCGAGGGCGCGGAGACGCTGGTCCGCGTGCTCAAGCGCCTGGGCTACCGCACCGCCGTCATCAGCGGCGGCTTCTCCGTGGCCGCGGAGGCGCTCAAGTCGAAGCTCGGCATCGACTACGCGTACTCCAACGTCCTTGAGGAGCAGGACGGGAAGCTCACCGGCCGCACCCTGGGGCCCATCGTCAACGCGCGCCGCAAGGCCGAGCTGCTGGAGACGCTCGCCCAATCAGAAGGCATCCTCCTCGACCAGGTCATCGCCGTGGGGGACGGCGCCAACGACTTGCTCATGCTGGAGCGCGCCGGGCTGGGCATCGCCTTCCGCGCCAAGCCCAAGCTGCGCGAGGCGGCCGACACGTCCATCTCCGCCAGCGGCCTCGACGCCATCCTCCACCTGCTGGGCCTCACCGGACGCGAGCTCCAGGAAGTCCGCTAG
- a CDS encoding serine/threonine-protein kinase → MPKPAINRDTVSGEALFILRNLRENGRLGRSNKLADVKATLEPSVSLEFDNYFFFLRKFHYIAMDREAQLKLTEHGERVAGGELQDRFTSEVGEFFADQLGPSEDEPPVAQGTDEPLVMPPPPPELLLDEAEVVIPPLPPAPPPAMPPARGSRTGLPALEVTASQASPLSLAPATPAAPEARREATLIAPSPFAPSAPTPVAASLPSITPPLAAAPMPPPAAPTPAAAAPAAASAPKGAELDLRYQKFDPIGTGPLGTVFKGRFTALGLDICLKELKDIFGYFSFLQRGEVLRRLKKELCAQAQVRHPGVVQVVDQNVDTARPYFVLELMHGSLKERLDAGGGNGIPVPVALRAFLQMAYGLRAAHASGLTHHNLKPENVLFDAYGNAKLSDFGLGRVVEVDATKGMPQVFMGTGGMSYMAPELLGRGGKEPGASADVYGLGILLYEMLTGQIPGRRSALPSEVNPEAPSGLDQLFDKATQDKREQRYPDMDAMLEDFYKAFPDKEYLVRGDVILSSDTPKG, encoded by the coding sequence ATGCCGAAGCCCGCCATCAACCGCGACACCGTCAGTGGCGAGGCGCTGTTCATCCTCCGCAACCTGAGGGAGAACGGCCGTCTAGGACGCTCCAACAAGCTGGCCGATGTGAAGGCCACGCTCGAGCCGTCCGTGTCGCTGGAGTTCGACAACTACTTCTTCTTCCTGCGCAAGTTCCACTACATCGCCATGGACCGCGAGGCCCAGCTCAAGCTCACCGAGCACGGCGAGCGGGTGGCGGGTGGGGAGCTGCAGGACCGCTTCACCTCCGAGGTGGGCGAGTTCTTCGCGGATCAGCTCGGCCCCTCCGAGGACGAGCCGCCCGTGGCGCAGGGCACCGACGAGCCGCTGGTGATGCCGCCGCCCCCGCCGGAGCTGCTGCTGGACGAGGCGGAGGTGGTGATTCCGCCCCTGCCGCCGGCTCCGCCCCCGGCCATGCCTCCCGCGCGCGGCTCGCGCACCGGCCTGCCCGCGCTGGAGGTGACGGCGTCGCAGGCCTCACCGCTCTCCCTGGCGCCGGCCACCCCGGCGGCGCCGGAAGCCCGCCGGGAGGCGACCCTCATCGCGCCTTCGCCCTTCGCGCCGTCCGCGCCCACGCCGGTCGCCGCATCGCTGCCCTCCATCACTCCGCCGCTCGCCGCCGCCCCCATGCCTCCTCCCGCCGCTCCGACTCCCGCCGCTGCCGCGCCGGCCGCCGCCTCCGCCCCGAAGGGCGCGGAGCTGGACCTGCGCTACCAGAAGTTCGACCCCATCGGCACCGGGCCGCTGGGCACCGTCTTCAAGGGCCGCTTCACCGCGCTGGGGTTGGACATCTGCCTCAAGGAGCTGAAGGACATCTTCGGCTACTTCTCCTTCCTCCAGCGCGGCGAGGTGCTGCGGCGCCTGAAGAAGGAGCTGTGCGCCCAGGCCCAGGTGCGGCACCCGGGCGTGGTCCAGGTGGTGGACCAGAACGTGGACACCGCGCGGCCCTACTTCGTCCTGGAGCTGATGCACGGCAGCCTCAAGGAGCGGCTGGACGCGGGCGGTGGCAACGGCATCCCGGTGCCCGTCGCGCTGCGCGCGTTCCTGCAGATGGCGTACGGCCTGCGGGCCGCGCACGCCTCGGGCCTCACGCACCACAACCTCAAGCCGGAGAACGTCCTCTTCGACGCGTACGGCAACGCGAAGCTGTCCGACTTCGGCCTGGGCCGCGTGGTGGAGGTGGACGCCACCAAGGGCATGCCCCAGGTGTTCATGGGCACCGGCGGCATGTCCTATATGGCCCCCGAGCTGCTGGGCCGTGGGGGCAAGGAGCCGGGCGCCTCCGCGGACGTGTACGGGCTGGGCATCCTCCTCTACGAGATGCTCACCGGGCAGATTCCGGGCCGCCGCTCCGCGCTGCCCTCCGAGGTCAACCCCGAGGCCCCCAGCGGCCTGGACCAGCTCTTCGACAAGGCCACCCAGGACAAGCGCGAGCAGCGCTACCCGGACATGGACGCGATGCTGGAGGACTTCTACAAGGCCTTCCCGGACAAGGAGTACCTCGTCCGCGGCGACGTCATCCTCTCTTCGGACACTCCGAAGGGGTAG
- the nuoF gene encoding NADH-quinone oxidoreductase subunit NuoF has product MASTAKAIEPIISAAWGKPQSWTLDSYRKRGGYEALKKALEMQPAAIIDEVKKSNLRGRGGAGFPTGLKWSFVPKDSPKPKYLAVNGDESEPGTFKDRYILSDDPHMMLEGIAIASYALGVHTCYVYLRGEFKFQAERTQAAIDEAYKAGIFGKTLLGRDFELNCYLVRGAGAYICGEETALLESLEGKKGWPRLKPPFPAVVGLFGCPTVVNNVETLASVPAVFQKGSDAYAKLGTDKSGGTRLVCLSGTVNRPGVYEVSMFTTLAELIYDDQYGRGMPAGRKVKAVIPGGSSAPVLGADELDVAMEFEALKVKQTMAGSGGVIVMDDATCMVRSLWRVARFYAEESCGQCTPCREGTPWQTRLLRKIEEGRGEPGDVDMLSNVASSIAPYPPIGLGNTICALGDAAALPTHSFLMRFRDEFEAHIREHRCPFGDKPWGSFGDWS; this is encoded by the coding sequence ATGGCCTCTACGGCAAAGGCGATTGAACCGATCATCTCGGCGGCCTGGGGCAAGCCGCAGTCCTGGACCCTGGACAGCTACCGCAAGCGGGGCGGCTACGAGGCGCTGAAGAAGGCGCTGGAGATGCAGCCGGCCGCCATCATCGACGAGGTGAAGAAGTCGAACCTCCGCGGTCGCGGCGGCGCCGGCTTCCCCACGGGCCTCAAGTGGAGCTTCGTCCCCAAGGACAGCCCCAAGCCCAAGTACCTCGCGGTCAACGGCGACGAGTCCGAGCCGGGCACCTTCAAGGACCGCTACATCCTCAGCGACGACCCGCACATGATGCTGGAGGGCATCGCCATCGCGTCGTACGCGCTGGGCGTGCACACCTGCTACGTGTACCTGCGCGGCGAGTTCAAGTTCCAGGCGGAGCGCACCCAGGCGGCCATCGACGAGGCCTACAAGGCCGGCATCTTCGGCAAGACGCTGCTGGGCAGGGACTTCGAGCTCAACTGCTACCTGGTGCGGGGCGCGGGCGCGTACATCTGCGGCGAGGAGACGGCGCTGCTGGAGAGCCTGGAGGGCAAGAAGGGCTGGCCCCGCCTCAAGCCGCCCTTCCCCGCGGTGGTGGGCCTGTTCGGCTGCCCCACGGTGGTGAACAACGTGGAGACGCTCGCCAGCGTCCCCGCCGTGTTCCAGAAGGGCTCGGACGCCTACGCGAAGCTGGGCACGGACAAGTCCGGTGGCACCCGCCTCGTGTGCCTCTCCGGCACGGTGAACCGGCCGGGGGTGTACGAGGTGTCGATGTTCACCACCCTCGCCGAGCTCATCTACGACGACCAGTACGGCCGGGGCATGCCGGCGGGCCGCAAGGTGAAGGCCGTGATTCCGGGCGGCTCCTCGGCGCCGGTGCTGGGCGCGGACGAGCTGGACGTGGCCATGGAGTTCGAGGCCCTCAAGGTGAAGCAGACCATGGCGGGCTCCGGCGGCGTCATCGTCATGGACGACGCCACCTGCATGGTGCGCAGCCTGTGGCGCGTGGCGCGCTTCTACGCGGAAGAGTCCTGCGGCCAGTGCACGCCGTGCCGCGAGGGCACGCCCTGGCAGACGCGCCTTCTGCGCAAGATTGAAGAGGGCCGCGGCGAGCCGGGCGACGTGGACATGCTGTCCAACGTGGCCTCGTCGATTGCCCCCTACCCGCCCATTGGCCTGGGCAACACCATCTGCGCGCTCGGTGACGCGGCGGCGCTGCCCACGCACTCGTTCCTCATGCGGTTCCGGGACGAGTTCGAGGCGCACATCCGCGAGCACCGCTGCCCGTTCGGCGACAAGCCCTGGGGTTCGTTCGGAGACTGGTCTTGA
- a CDS encoding TIGR02266 family protein — MSPGPEDKRQHTRVPAVLRVDYTDGRQARDVTENLSHEGLFVQTEQAFSPHEEVRLALSFPGLLDPVEVCGTVAWVRPASSDHPGGVGVRVEREQDRRKLGDILSAAGADSQVSHAEHEGFRVLIVEDNPHIIEMYSYVLKKLASGELHGKVPLEVHFAPDGHHALLMLREGRFNLVMTDLYMPVMDGFALVERIREEEALRTIPIIAISAGGKEAQDRAMQLGVDIYLRKPVRFVEVLETVKQLLRIK, encoded by the coding sequence ATGAGCCCGGGACCAGAGGACAAGCGCCAGCACACCCGAGTCCCGGCCGTGCTGAGGGTGGACTACACGGATGGGCGACAGGCCCGTGACGTGACGGAGAACCTGTCCCATGAGGGCCTGTTCGTGCAGACCGAGCAGGCATTCAGCCCGCACGAGGAGGTGCGGCTCGCACTTTCTTTCCCGGGGCTGCTGGATCCGGTAGAAGTCTGCGGAACCGTGGCCTGGGTCAGGCCGGCGAGCTCCGATCATCCCGGAGGCGTCGGCGTCCGCGTGGAGCGCGAGCAGGACCGGCGGAAACTGGGTGACATCTTGAGTGCGGCAGGAGCAGACAGCCAGGTGTCCCACGCCGAGCACGAGGGGTTCCGTGTGCTCATCGTCGAGGACAACCCGCACATCATCGAGATGTACAGCTACGTCCTGAAGAAGCTGGCCAGCGGCGAGCTCCACGGGAAGGTCCCGCTGGAGGTCCACTTCGCGCCGGACGGGCACCACGCGCTGCTGATGCTGCGCGAGGGCCGCTTCAACCTGGTGATGACGGACCTCTACATGCCGGTGATGGACGGCTTCGCCCTCGTGGAGCGCATCCGCGAGGAAGAGGCCCTGAGGACCATCCCCATCATCGCCATCTCCGCGGGCGGCAAGGAAGCGCAGGACCGCGCCATGCAGCTGGGCGTGGACATCTACCTGCGCAAGCCGGTGCGCTTCGTGGAAGTGCTGGAGACGGTGAAGCAGCTGCTGCGCATCAAATAG
- a CDS encoding CPXCG motif-containing cysteine-rich protein — MQPFAEAATQVCPYCGEEVEVDVDPVGASSETYIEDCSVCCRPWTVHVSREEDAVSVSLGRDDD, encoded by the coding sequence ATGCAGCCCTTCGCCGAAGCCGCCACCCAGGTCTGCCCCTACTGCGGTGAAGAGGTCGAAGTCGACGTGGACCCCGTCGGGGCCAGCTCGGAGACCTACATCGAGGACTGCTCGGTGTGTTGCCGCCCCTGGACGGTCCACGTGTCCCGGGAGGAGGACGCCGTGTCCGTCTCCCTGGGCCGCGACGACGACTGA
- a CDS encoding KdsC family phosphatase, with protein sequence MVTEAPSKPGKEELTSRAARVRLLVFDVDGVLTDGGLYYGAAGELMKRFDVKDGHALVMARLSGLPAAILTARTSSIVEVRGRELGLAAVFQGRRDKGAALDELLQQLGVPAEACAYMGDDHNDLAPLSRVGLAACPADAVPEVRQEVHFVTQSPGGRGAARELVELCLKASGRWDDAVGLMRGTDRRVAQGG encoded by the coding sequence ATGGTGACTGAAGCGCCTTCCAAGCCAGGCAAGGAAGAGCTGACGTCCCGCGCGGCACGCGTGCGCCTGCTCGTGTTCGACGTAGACGGGGTCCTCACCGACGGTGGCCTCTATTACGGCGCCGCCGGTGAGCTGATGAAGCGCTTCGATGTGAAGGATGGCCACGCCCTGGTCATGGCCCGCCTCTCAGGCCTGCCTGCTGCCATCCTCACGGCCCGCACCTCGAGCATCGTGGAGGTCCGCGGGCGGGAGCTCGGGCTGGCCGCTGTATTCCAGGGCCGCCGCGACAAGGGTGCCGCACTGGACGAGCTTCTCCAGCAGTTGGGCGTGCCCGCCGAGGCATGTGCCTACATGGGAGATGACCACAACGACCTGGCCCCGCTGTCACGCGTGGGACTGGCCGCTTGTCCCGCGGATGCGGTTCCTGAAGTGCGTCAGGAGGTCCACTTCGTTACGCAGAGCCCAGGCGGCCGAGGGGCCGCTCGGGAGCTCGTGGAGCTTTGTCTCAAGGCCAGTGGCCGCTGGGACGACGCAGTGGGTCTGATGAGAGGGACTGATAGACGCGTTGCGCAGGGTGGTTGA
- a CDS encoding GspE/PulE/PilB domain-containing protein gives MAAPSRNRIGEILVKARVIDDLQLRSALASQDQWGGRLSRIVADLGLATDETIAEAICQGLGMQRVQLGNITRDAGALARVDVTLAEQKGIFPVGLKDNGKTLVLAMADPTDLSTLDQVAAKSRARVVVMVASEREIEHAILRHYRNQEPVSSTRFSGSPSQSSSGGEFDEQGEDEFKVVDMSGKTVVKRIADIVPPGSPATAPAEKPGPPVPGAGASAGDILDEILAGGTPKSEWTEEDLQRLNTVQQNQEKSSKILRALLELLLEKGQLQQKELAARMRL, from the coding sequence ATGGCCGCTCCTTCCCGCAATCGCATCGGCGAAATCCTCGTCAAGGCCCGCGTCATCGACGACCTGCAGCTGCGCAGCGCGCTCGCCAGTCAGGACCAGTGGGGCGGGCGCCTGTCGCGCATCGTCGCGGACCTGGGGCTGGCCACGGATGAGACCATCGCCGAGGCCATCTGCCAGGGCCTGGGGATGCAGCGCGTGCAGCTGGGCAACATCACCCGGGACGCCGGGGCGCTGGCGCGCGTGGACGTCACCCTGGCGGAGCAGAAGGGCATCTTCCCGGTGGGCCTGAAGGACAACGGGAAGACGCTGGTGCTGGCCATGGCGGACCCCACGGACCTGTCCACCCTGGACCAGGTGGCGGCGAAGAGCCGCGCCCGCGTGGTCGTCATGGTGGCGAGCGAGCGGGAAATCGAGCACGCCATCCTCCGCCACTACCGGAACCAGGAGCCCGTCTCCAGCACCCGCTTCAGCGGCTCCCCGTCCCAGTCCTCCTCCGGAGGCGAGTTCGACGAGCAGGGCGAGGACGAGTTCAAGGTCGTCGACATGAGCGGCAAGACGGTGGTGAAGCGCATCGCCGACATCGTCCCGCCCGGGTCCCCCGCCACCGCCCCCGCGGAGAAGCCGGGCCCGCCCGTCCCCGGCGCCGGCGCGAGCGCCGGAGACATCCTCGACGAAATCCTCGCCGGCGGGACGCCCAAGTCGGAGTGGACGGAGGAGGACCTGCAGCGCCTCAACACCGTGCAGCAGAACCAGGAGAAGAGCTCCAAAATCCTCCGCGCCCTGCTGGAGCTGCTGCTGGAGAAGGGCCAGCTCCAGCAGAAGGAGCTGGCGGCGCGGATGCGGCTGTAG
- a CDS encoding response regulator, with the protein MGSGMMQQEGSTAMTDQLYTTHDISRLLQVDPSTVSKWIDRGILMAFRTPGGHRRVRSADLRTFLITHQMPVPEELGSGTVRLLVVDDERAVLDAIKRAFKPYAAQVELQTTTSGVEALLLVSEQKPHGMIIDLNMPDIDGLEVCRRIRARKQMEGVRLITMTSLHSPEVVEQSKQAGALACMAKPLDVQQVLELFRVPLALSAKR; encoded by the coding sequence ATGGGCAGCGGAATGATGCAGCAAGAGGGGAGTACGGCGATGACGGACCAGCTCTACACGACGCACGACATCAGTCGTTTGCTTCAGGTGGATCCGTCCACGGTGAGCAAGTGGATTGACCGGGGCATCCTGATGGCATTCAGGACTCCGGGTGGCCATCGCCGGGTGCGCTCGGCGGACCTGCGCACCTTCCTCATCACCCACCAGATGCCGGTTCCGGAGGAGCTGGGCAGCGGCACGGTGCGCCTGCTGGTGGTGGATGACGAGCGCGCGGTGCTGGACGCCATCAAGCGCGCGTTCAAGCCCTACGCGGCGCAGGTGGAGCTGCAGACGACGACGAGCGGCGTGGAAGCGCTGCTGCTGGTGTCGGAGCAGAAGCCGCACGGCATGATCATCGACCTCAACATGCCGGACATCGACGGCCTGGAGGTCTGCCGGCGGATTCGTGCGCGCAAGCAGATGGAGGGCGTGCGGCTCATCACCATGACGTCCCTGCACTCGCCCGAGGTCGTCGAGCAGAGCAAGCAGGCCGGCGCGCTGGCGTGCATGGCCAAGCCGCTGGACGTGCAGCAGGTGCTGGAGTTGTTCCGCGTGCCGCTGGCGCTGAGCGCCAAGCGCTAG